One window of the Pseudochaenichthys georgianus chromosome 21, fPseGeo1.2, whole genome shotgun sequence genome contains the following:
- the LOC117466722 gene encoding granzyme B-like, with protein MIHAFCILFFFLQLSLTGASESGIVGGNVAKPHSRPYMASLQFQGEHSCGGVLIREDFVLTAAHCEDEQTMTAVLGAHNIKKKEKSQQRIEVAKRHPHPKFKKDGHQYDIMLLELKNNATLNTDVNIIGLPKSDENLHARVKCEVAGWGRTGHTKPISDVLRENTEFIQFSHECKYIWKEYFVSSQMICTKFDKKKGGVCQGDSGGPLICKGELQGLTAFIDKCDCNDPKYPHVFTQVKSYLSWIKEVMKK; from the exons ATGATCCACGCAttctgcattttatttttcttcctGCAGCTCTCCCTCACTG GGGCTTCTGAGAGTGGCATAGTGGGGGGGAATGTTGCGAAGCCTCATTCCCGACCCTACATGGCATCTCTCCAGTTTCAGGGAGAACACTCATGTGGCGGGGTCCTTATTCGAGAGGACTTTGTTCTGACTGCAGCACACTGCGAAGA TGAGCAGACCATGACGGCAGTCCTTGGAGCACACAACAtcaaaaagaaagagaaaagtcaGCAAAGGATAGAAGTGGCTAAGCGCCATCCACATCCAAAATTCAAAAAGGACGGACACCAATATGATATCATGTTACTCGAG TTAAAAAACAATGCCACACTGAATACTGATGTCAACATCATTGGACTACCAAAGAGTGATGAGAACCTCCACGCAAGAGTTAAATGTGAGGTTGCTGGCTGGGGCCGAACTGGACACACAAAGCCTATCTCAGATGTCCTGAGGGAGAATACGGAGTTCATACAATTCAGCCATGAGTGCAAGTACATATGGAAAGAATACTTTGTTTCTAGTCAAATGATATGCACCAAATTTGACAAAAAGAAGGGAGGGGTTTGTCAG GGGGATTCCGGTGGACCACTTATCTGCAAAGGAGAGCTTCAGGGTCTTACGGCTTTCATCGATAAATGTGATTGTAATGATCCAAAGTATCCCCATGTCTTCACTCAAGTGAAATCCTatctctcctggatcaaggaaGTGATGAAGAAATAA